In a single window of the Flavivirga spongiicola genome:
- a CDS encoding GNAT family N-acetyltransferase — protein sequence MNKTSHIYYSANSLPKGWNAFVKHDIFLQVDYLKALEEASPDNIQLFYIGVFKEDLLVGVAIIQRVQLYLKDMFRKTQVSCLKEFFQNIISKILKGNILVVGNLTHTGQHALFFDENRMTQSDFFNFIFKGLDTLRIKIKETQGKKIRAVMLKDFFLEDSIHKDKTAFNDHKLHEVFVQPNMIMPTRLNWLKFEDYIADLNKKYRNRYKRAKKKFGAIKCMELDLEAVQANTQKLHHLYLNVSNNAKFNTFILPEKHFYILKQKLNENFRIFGYYLDDKLVGFYTLILNGKNLETYFLGYDKEHQYPNQLYQNMLYDMVKFGIENKFSSVVYARTAMEIKSSVGARPKAMLVYLKHTNKFLNAILKAIFGLMNPTQDWEERHPFKN from the coding sequence TTGAACAAAACATCTCATATTTATTATTCTGCTAACAGCCTTCCTAAAGGCTGGAATGCTTTTGTAAAACACGATATCTTTTTACAAGTTGACTATTTAAAGGCTTTAGAGGAAGCTTCTCCAGATAATATACAACTCTTTTATATTGGTGTTTTTAAAGAAGACCTACTAGTTGGTGTTGCTATCATTCAGCGTGTGCAACTGTACCTAAAAGATATGTTTAGGAAAACACAAGTATCCTGCTTGAAAGAATTTTTTCAAAATATCATTTCAAAGATTCTTAAAGGAAATATACTAGTTGTTGGAAACTTGACTCATACAGGGCAACATGCTTTGTTTTTTGATGAAAACAGGATGACGCAATCGGACTTTTTCAATTTTATTTTTAAAGGATTAGATACATTAAGAATAAAAATTAAAGAGACTCAAGGGAAAAAAATAAGAGCTGTCATGCTTAAGGACTTTTTTCTTGAAGATTCTATTCATAAAGATAAAACTGCCTTTAATGATCATAAATTGCATGAAGTATTTGTGCAACCTAATATGATTATGCCAACACGATTAAATTGGTTAAAATTTGAAGACTATATAGCTGATTTAAACAAAAAATATAGGAATAGATACAAGCGTGCGAAAAAGAAATTCGGTGCTATAAAATGTATGGAATTAGACCTGGAAGCTGTTCAAGCTAATACACAAAAATTACATCACTTATATTTAAACGTTTCTAATAATGCTAAGTTTAACACCTTCATTCTACCAGAAAAACATTTCTATATTTTAAAACAAAAACTAAACGAAAACTTTAGAATATTTGGCTATTATCTAGATGATAAGTTAGTCGGATTTTATACGTTAATCTTGAATGGTAAAAACCTGGAAACCTATTTTCTAGGTTATGATAAAGAACACCAATATCCAAATCAGTTATACCAGAATATGCTTTATGATATGGTAAAATTTGGGATTGAAAATAAATTTTCATCTGTAGTCTATGCCAGAACAGCTATGGAAATTAAAAGCTCTGTAGGAGCAAGACCAAAAGCTATGTTGGTATATTTAAAGCATACCAATAAATTCCTGAATGCTA